GCACGGACAGAGAACGCCTGGCCTGCGTGACGTATCAGCTAACAGGACCCgctgacttttggtgggaaacgaagaagagAACTATGGACTCCGCTCGCCGTGAGGCGCTTACTTGGGAGGAGTTTAAGGAAGAAGTTTACAATAAGTATGTTCCCATGAGTTATCGGCGGGCGAAGGTAGTGGAGTTCCACACTTTAAAACAAGGAAGTATGACGGTCACGGAGTACGACCGCGCCCAATGTGAGATGACTCGTTATGCGCCAGAATTGGTGGATACAGAAGAGAAGATGGCCGCGAAGTTCCGTTCCGGCCTTAGGCCAGAGATAAGGGTAGCAGTGGCTAGTCGCaggggaattccttattccgAGGTATTGGGCTGTGCCTTAGGTGTGGAGGAAGCACtgcccaagaatgagaggacAACAAACCCTACCCCATCTGCACCCTAAGCGAACTTTAGAGACAAGAGGAAATGGGAGGGAAACCGTGCtccttttgacaacaagaggcgtTTCTCCACTTTTCGGCAACCACAGAATCATGGGCGCCAAATTGTGCCACATCAGAGGGGAAACgggcacatgtctcgagagtgcccaaacaacaacaaaggtAGAGTGAAGAATGGGCAAGGACAGAGACCACCACAGCagcctcaaccaatccgacaagtggccccacagcaAGCAAGGGCATATGCGCTCAAAGGGAATCAAGGGCAGGAACCCCAAGCCAGCAAGGGCAAAGAGAATTTGACGGGTATGGGAAAGCTCCAGCAACTGCCTAttattgtgttgtttgatacgggtgctttgcattcttttatttccatgtcatgtgtgaatgccttagaactcccTACTGCAATGCTTGAATCGAATTTGAATGTatcttcaccggttggaggattgattgacattgtgagaacttgctcgaacatagagtttgtgttaggagaattaggagtagtggcccagctttttgcacgttatgcctttggagaatgtagacataatcttgggaatggattggcttaccgagaaccacgcaacgattcactgtaaagagagacagatttcttttcaagccccgggcgaagagccggctatcttgtatgggatctccatgaaccgacgaacctccataatctctgctttgcaagcaactacgatgataagaaaagggcgtccgacgTATCTGGTGTACTTGAATggggaggaaaagaaggatttgaaagtggaagacgtggcagtagtgcaagattttcccgatgtgtttccagaagctttgccaggaccgccacccgacacaCAAGTGGAGTTctctattgatttggaaccagggtcggcgccagtatcaaaggcgccataccgaatggcccctaaggagttggccgagttgaaggttcagttgcaagaactgttagacttgggtttcattcgacccagtgtgtcaccatggggagtgccagttttgttcgttaagaagaaggatggaacgatgaggatgtgcatcgactaccgagagcttaacaagatgaccttgaagaataagtacccactgcaacggattgacgacttgtttgaccaacttcgaggagcgggcgtattctcaaaaatggatttgagaacagggtatcatcaactaaaggtccgacgagaggatgtgcctaagactgcttttcgcactcgttatggccattatgaattcgtcgtgatgccatttgggctgaccaacgccccagccgttttcatggacttgatgaaccgagttttccacgagtatcttgacaagtttgtgttagtcttcatcgacgacgtgttggtatactcgaagaacgaggaggagcatggacagcacctacgaacagtgttggaaacgttgcaaagggagaaactttatgccaagtttagtaagtgtgagttttggttgactcgagtgaacttcgttggtcatattgtgacagcatatgggattcaagtagacccagcaaaggtcgaggccgtacagaattggaaatcgccgaaaacacCAAGTGAAATCCACAGTTTCTTGGGATAagcgggatattatcgacgattcatcgagggattctctaagattgcgagaccgatgacgcaactactaaagaaatgaattaaggtggtttggacgccagagtgcgaggcgagtttccaactattgaaggagaaattgactacagcaccagtcctagcggtaccagaacccgacaaggacttcgccgtctatacagacgcgtcgaaagtaggactaggatgtgtgttaatgcaagatgggaaggtgatagcatatgcttcccgacagttgagaccgaatgagttgaattttccgacgcacgatttggagttagcagcagtggtgcatgcactgaaaatttggagacatcatctctatggagtgagatgcgaaatctacaccgatcacaagagtctcaagtacttcttcgagcagaaggagctaaacatgcgacaacgacgttggttagaggtcgtgaaagactatgactgcggtataaattaccatctgggcaaggcgaacgtggtcgccgatgctttgagtaggaagaaccaacctcaactggcttatttcctaacgcaagaggaagcgctgattcacgagttcgacaagatgagagtggagatagtgaaagcgcccgagacagtgggtgcaagattggcgacgctagtgattgagccagatttgaagaccaagctcatagaagcccagcgacgtgatggaaagttggaggaattacgtgcgaaggtgagagccgagaagcttgatcattaccgtgaggaggcggataatgctttgatgtATGATGGAAGATTGTGTGTGCCAAGCGACGAggtgctaaaagaggagattttgagtgaagcgcacgacacgccttacaccgcacaccccggaagcacgaagatgtatcgggatttgaaacaacggttttggtggaatggaatgaaaggagacgtagcgtcatttgtggaacgatgtctagcatgccaacaagtgaaggccttacaccaacggccatatgggaagttacaaccgctcgaaattcccgaatggaagtgggagcatctagctatggatttcgtgacgggtttgccaaagtcacagaagggcaacactgcgatatgggtgatcattgatcgacttactaaaagcacGCACTTCTTACCTAtcaagattacttatggcgcagacaaactagcaaagctctacgtgaacgagattgtgcgattgcacggagtgccaaagaccattgtatccgaccgcgatacgaagttcacatcaaagttttagatgagtatgcaacgcgaattgggcacacaactgaacttcaaCACTGCATTAGTCTgcatatcacccgcaatcggatgggcagtcagagaggacgattcagacacttgaagatatgttgcgagcagttgtcttagatcgagggaaaagttgggaaacggttctaccattggttgaattcgcctacaacaatagctatcaagcgactaTCGATATGGTTCCGTATGAAGCCCTGTACGGCAgaaagtgtcaatccccactttattgggatgaagttggcgagaggaagatgttaggacccgatgCTATagaggagatgaccgaaattgtgcaccaaatccgtgcaaggatcaaggaagctcaagatagacagaagtcgtatgctgatgtgcgtcgaacggaaatcaaatttgacgttggtgacaaagtgttcttgaaagtatccccgacgagaggaattgtgagatttggagtgaagggcaagctgaaaccgcgttttgtgggaccgtacgagatcatcgacgaagtaggtcctgtagcgtaccgattagcgttacctcccagctttgggaacgtgcacaacg
This sequence is a window from Salvia splendens isolate huo1 chromosome 5, SspV2, whole genome shotgun sequence. Protein-coding genes within it:
- the LOC121804046 gene encoding uncharacterized protein LOC121804046 → MPPRRRRGPRVENNVGEQTEGSVGNPPPPPPPPLPQPNEREYIKAFRKENPPKFDGLGEPPKAGAWVRDIERVFEFMGCTDRERLACVTYQLTGPADFWWETKKRTMDSARREALTWEEFKEEVYNKYVPMSYRRAKVVEFHTLKQGSMTVTEYDRAQCEMTRYAPELVDTEEKMAAKFRSGLRPEIRVAVASRRGIPYSEVLGCALGVEEALPKNERTTNPTPSAP